The sequence below is a genomic window from Pseudomonas cremoricolorata.
ACGTTTCTCGAACTGACCGACGATGACCCGGTCGACGAAAATGCCTGGCGTGTGGATTTCTGCCGGCAGCAGCACACCCGGCTCGACCAGCTCTTCCACCTCGACCACGGTGATGCGCCCGGCGGTCGCCGCCAGCGGGTTGAAGTTTTGCGCGGTGTGGCGGTACACGACATTGCCGAAGTGGTCGGCCTTCCAGCCTTTGACGATGGCGAAGTCGCCGGTGATGGCCTCTTCCAGGATGTAGGGCCGGCCGTTGAAGTCGCGCACTTCCTTGCCTTCGGCCACCGGGGTTCCATAGCCGGTTGCGGTGAAGAACGCCGGAATCCCGGCCCCGCCAGCGCGCATCTTCTCGGCCAGCGTACCCTGCGGAGTCAGTTCCACTTCCAGCTCACCGCTGAGTAACTGCCGTTCGAATTCGGCATTCTCACCCACGTAGGAGGCGATCATCTTGCGGATCTGCCGGTCTTCGAGCAGCACGCCAAGGCCGAAGCCATCGATGCCGCAGTTGTTGGAGACCACCGTGAGCCCGCTGACACCACGGCGTTTGATCTCGGCAATGAGGTTTTCCGGAATGCCACACAGGCCAAAGCCACCGGCCAGGACGGTCATGCCATCGGTGAGCCCTTCGAGGGCTTCTTCATAGGTTGCTACACGTTTGTCCAGTCCAGCCATTGCTCGTTCGCCTTGTGTGGGAGAGACATGGCCGCCATCATCACGCGAGACTACTGATTTGTTAATTTTGATTAATTGATGGATTGATAAGTTTTCCTGACCCGTCGAGGATTCATGAACGTCAAACAGCTTCGCGCATTCGTCAGCGTGGCCAAGTACCAGAGCTTTGCCCAAGCCAGCGAGCACCTGCATATTTCGCAACCGGCGCTGAGCCTGACCATCAAAGCGCTGGAAGAAAACCTTGGCGGCGCCTTGCTGACCCGCACCACCCGCAGCGTCAGCCTGACCGCCGAGGGGGAAGTGTTGCTGCCCCTGGCGCGGCGGTTGCTGGCTGACTGGGATGACACCGAGCAGATGCTGCGCCAGCGTTTCACCCTGCAATTGGGGCGCGTCGCGGTAGCGGCCATGCCTTCGTTCGCCGGCAACCTGCTGCCGCCGGCCCTGAAGGTGTTTCGCCAGCGTTATCCGAAGGTCAACGTCACGGTGCACGACGTGATCAATGAACAAGTTCTTGAACTGGTCCGCCATCGCCGCGTCGAATTGGGCATCGGCTTCGAGCCTGACAGTGGTGAAGGTTTGCGTTTCTATCCGCTTTATCTGGACCGTTTCGTGGCGGTGGTGCCGGCCGATTCTGAGCTGGCCGAACAACCGCAGGTCAGTTGGGCGCAGTTGCTCGCCCAGGACTTCATCGCCTTGCAGCGCCCGTCTGCGGTGCGCCTGCTGCTGGAGGAGCACGCGCCCGTGGCGGCCGGCAGCCTGGCGGTGGCCTTTGAAAGCCATCAGTTGTCGACCATCGGCCGGATGGTCGCCAACGGCCTGGGCGTCAGCGCGGTGCCCGCCTTGTGCATTCGCCAGATGCAGGAGCTTGGCGCCCGCTGCGTGACGTTGGTCGAGCCCAGTGTCGAGCGGCGAGTCGGCGTCATGGCCCTGAGCGAACAGAAACTGTCCACCGCTGCGCAGGCGTTGCTCGACGTGGTGCTATCCCATACTCAGACACCGGAGGTGACATGCAGTACATGAAACTGGCAGGTTGCGAGGTGCCGGTCATCGGCCAGGGAACCTGGTACATGGGTGAGCGTGCAGAGCAGCGTGCGGCCGAAGTAGCCGCACTGCAACAGGGTATCGACCTTGGCCTGACGCTCATCGACAGCGCCGAAATGTACGCGGAGGGCGGCGCCGAAGAGGTGGTGGGCCAAGCCATTGCCGGGCGCCGTGATAGCGTCTGCCTGGTCAGCAAGGTCTACCCGCACAACGCCAGCCGCCGCGGTGTGCCTGAAGCGTGCGAGCGCAGCCTCAAGCGCCTGGGTACCGAGCACATCGACCTGTACTTGTTGCACTGGCGGGGCCAGCACCCGCTGGAGGAAACCATCGAGGCGTTCGAGCGCCTGCGCGAACAGGGCAAGATCGGCGCCTGGGGCGTGTCCAACTTCGACCTCGCCGATGTCCAGGGGCTTCCCAGCCCCGACTGCGCTGCCAACCAGGTGTTGTACAACCCCAGCCAGCGCGGCATCGAGTTCGACCTGCTGCCCTGGAGTCGCGCGCAGCGGATGCCAATCATGGCCTACTGCCCGCTGGCCCAGGGCGGTCGCCTGCTGCGCCACCCGCGTCTGCAGGAAGTGGCCGAAAGCCACGGCGCGACCGTGGCCCAGGTGTGCCTGGCCTGGGCCACGCACGGGGGCGGCGTCATCGCCATTCCAAAAGCCGTGAGTCCCGAGCACGTGCAGCTCAACGCCGCTGCCGGCGCGCTGCGCCTGACCGAGGATGACGTGCAGATCATCGACGAAGCCTTCGCTGCGCCGACCCATAAGCAGCGCCTGGAAATGGTCTGAGGCCGATCTCAGTGGAAATCCCTGCTCTGCACACTCAGCCCGCCCAGCAGCGGGCTGATGTCATCCAGGCGTCGGGCGATCAAGTGGCGTACCTCGCCTTGTTGCTCGAGGCGACCGCTGACCTTGAGCAAGTGTGAGCCCACTAAAGCCTTGCGCTGACGCTCGGCCAGCTCGCGCCATACCACCACGTTGACCAGCCCGAATTCGTCTTCGAGGGTAACGAAGGTCACACCACTGGCCGTCTGCGGTCGCTGCCGCCCGACCACCAGGCCGGCCATGGCGAGCTGATCGCCATGCACCAGCTCATCCAGCTCGGCGGCACTGCGACAGCCCAGTGCGCGCAGGCGCGGGCGCAGCAACGCCAGCGGATGCGGGCCAAGGGTGGTGCCCAGTGATTGGTAATCGGCGGCAACGTCCTGGCCCACACTCGGTACCGGCAACGCAACGGCGGGTTCAGCCAGGCTGCCGATCTCGGCGAACAGCGGCAACTGCGCCTGCACCGCCGCCACTGCCCAGCGGGCCTCATGGCGGTGCCGGGCCAGCCCGCGCAGGGCCCCGGCATCGGCCAGTCGGGCACGGGCCCGCGCATCCAGTGCGCTGCGCAGACAGAGGTCTTCGACATTCTGCCAGGGCTGTACTGAACGTGCCTGTATCAGGCGCTGGGCATCGGCTTCGATGAACCCGCGGATCTGTCGCAGACCCAGGCGAATGCTCAGTTCGCCCTTGGCGTCAGGCTCCAGCGTGCAATCCCACTGGCTATGCGCCACATCCACCGGACGCACATCGATACCCTGGCGCCGCGCCTGCTGCAGCAACTGATCGGGGCTGTAGAAACCCATCGGCCAGCTGTTGACCAAGGCACAGGTGAAAATCGCCGGTTCGTGGCACTTCAGCCAACTGCTGGCATAACACAACAAGGCGAAACTGGCAGCGTGGGACTCGGGGAAGCCGTAGCTGCCAAAGCCTTTGATCTGCTCGAACACGCGCTCGGCGAACGCCACCTCATAGCCGTTACGCAACATACCGTCGAGCAGGCGCTTGCGGTGCGGTTCCAGGCCGCCGTGGCGTTTCCAGGCGGCCATGCTGCGGCGCAACTGATCGGCTTCACCTGGGCTATAGTCGGCCGCTACCATGGCCAGCTCCATCACCTGCTCCTGGAACAATGGCACGCCCAAGGTTCGCTCGAACACGGCCTTGAGCGCTGGTGAGGGATAGCTGATCGGCTCTTGGCCGAGACGCCGGCGCAGGTACGGATGGACCATGTCGCCCTGGATCGGCCCAGGCCGCACGATCGCCACTTCGATCACCAGGTCGTAGAAGGTCTTGGGCTTGAGCCGCGGCAACATGGCCATCTGCGCGCGGGATTCGATCTGGAACACACCCATGGTGTCGGCGCGGCTGATCATGGCGTAGGTGGCCGGGTCTTCACTGGGAATGGTCGCCAGGGTCAGCCGACGACCGCGGTGCAGGTGGATCAGGTCGAAGCAGCGGCGCAAGGCACTGAGCATGCCCAGCGCCAGTACGTCGACCTTGAGCAGACCGACCATGTCGAGGTCGTCCTTGTCCCACTGAATCACCGTGCGCTCGGCCATGGCGGCATTTTCCACCGGCACCAGCTGGTGCAAAGGTTGCTCACTGATGACGAAGCCGCCGGGATGCTGCGACAGGTGTCGAGGAAAGCCGATCAGTTCACCGGCCAGGATCAGAATGCGCTTGAGCCAAGGGCTTTGGGCGTCGAAACCTGCTTCGGCCAGACGCTGGGCGTCGGGAATGTGATCGGTCCAGCGCCCGCAGCATTTGCCCAGGGCATCGACCTGATCGCCCGGCAAGCCGAGCACCCGCGCGATGTCACGCACGGCGCCAGCGGCGTGGTAGGTGCTGACCACCGCGGTCAGCGCGGCGCGCTGGCGGCCGTAGCGGCGAAACACATACTGGATCACCTCTTCGCGACGCTCGTGCTCGAAATCGACATCGATGTCCGGTGGCTCGTTACGCTCACGGGACAGGAAGCGTTCGAACAGCAGGCGGTGGCGCATCGGGTCGAGTTCGGTAATCCCCAGCACATAGCACACCACCGAGTTGGCCGCCGAGCCACGGCCCTGGCAGAGAATATGCTGGCTGCGGGCGAAGGCGACGATGTCATGCACGGTGAGAAAATAGCTCTCGTAACCCAGTTCCTCGATCAGCGCCAGTTCACCCGCCAAAGCCTGACGCACTTTGACGCTGGGGCCGTTGGGCCAACGCATCGGCAGGCGCTCGTCACACAGGTGGCGCAGCCAACTGCTCGGCGAGTGGCCCTGCGGAACCAGTTCGCGGGGATACTGGTAGCGCAGTTCGCTGAGGTCGAACTCGCAGCGCTCGGCAATGGACAAGGTTTCGGCCAGCCATGCCGGAGGATACAACTCGGCCAGTTGCTCCAGACTGCGCAGATGTCGCTCACCATTGGCGAACAGCCGCGTGCCGGCATCGAACACGCTGCAACCCAGACCGATGGCGGTCAGGCAGTCCTGTAGGGCGCGGCGCCCACGCACGTGCATGTGCACATCACCGCATGCTACTGCACGAATGCCCAATTGCTGGGCCAGACGCTCGGCCATGGCGCGCAGGCGATCATCGTCCGCGCCGCGGTGCAGATGCACGCCCAGCCACAGACGCTCGCCGAACACCTCGCGCAACCAGGCTCCCGGCGCTGGATCGCCAGTAACCTCGGGTACCCAGATCGCCAGCAGCCCTTCGACCTGACCGTGAAAGTCTTCGCGCAACGACAGGTACTGGCCTTTGCCGGCCCGGCGTCTGGCGCGGGTGATGAGTACGCATAGATTCTGATAACCGCGCAGGTCCTCGACCAGCAGCACCAGCCTGGGACCGTCCAGCCCGGCGCCGTCCCGCACACGCAGTTCGCTGCCGACGATCAGCTTGAGGCCGTGGGCCTTGGCCGCCTGCCAGGCCCTGACGATACCGGCCAGAGTACATTCATCGGTGATTGCCAGAGCCTGATAGCCCTGCTGGGCGGCGCGGCGCATCAACTCGTCGCAACTCGAAGCGCCGCGCTGAAAGCTGAAGTTCGACAGGCAGTGCAGTTCTGCGTACAGCGGCGGTTGCTTCATGCGAACCAGCCTTGCAGCCATAACTGGCCGGGTTGAGCGATGTCCTGATACGCCCAACCGCGCAAACCGTCACGGGTTTCGATACGAAAATAGTCGCGGCGCACATCGCCGCCATCCCACCATCCCGACTCGATACGCTCGGCTTGGCCGAGTACCGTGAACGTGCTGGGCGCCAGTTTCTGCGGATCGGCCAGCAACCAGCCTGGCCGCTGTCCGGTCATTGCTCCGACGGCGTTGCCAGGCTCGGTTTCGACACTGCGCCAGGCCTGTTCAGGGCGATGGTCGGCGTACACGCTCAGGCCATTGACTGCCGCATCGCCCAGGCGTGCGCGCAGGCGCTCGCGCAGTTGTTGCCAGGATTGCGCCTGGGCCGCACGTGGGTCGAACAGGCCCTGGTGGCTCGGTACGAAGCGCGGCAGGTCATCGACCTGCAGGCGCAACTTGCGCACCGGCGCCGGAATGCGCAGGGCCTCCAGGCGACCACGGGTCAGTTCGAACAGCAAGCCTGCATCACGCTCGGCGCTCAGCAGACCGACCCTGAGCAAGGTGCTTTGCCCTTCGGCGTGCTCCAGGTGCAGATCGAGCCGCTGCACGCCGCAATCGCGGCCGACGAGAAACACCGCCAGGTCGCCGATCAGGCGGCGCAAGGGAAACAGCAGTGCCTGATGGGATTCGACATCGAAGTTCAGCTCCAGCGAGGCCTCGAAGCATTGGGGCGGCTGATAGAAGGCCAACGGCAGACGGCGGCGCCCGAGCAGTTGGTCGAGGTGCAGCTGCACACTGGCCGGGAAGCGTCGGGCCAGGGCCTCGCGTGGCAGCTCCAACAACTGCTGCACATGGCGCAGCCCCATGCGGGCAAAGGCTTGAGCCACTTCCTCGGGCAAGCCGCTGCGCGCGATCGGCAATTGCGCCACGGCCGCATGGGTCTGCTCAGGGGTGGTCGCAGCGAGACCGTCATGGGCATTGGCCAACATGCGCGCCGCCACCGGATTGGCCGCCAGCACGATGCGCTGGCGCAAACCCTGCGCATTCAGTTGCTCGCGCAACCGCGCCTGCAAGGTCGGCCAGGCGCCGAACAGCCGCAGGCTCGAGCCCACCTCCAACAACAGCGAGCGTGGATAATGCAGGCTGACCTGGGCGCTGTAGCCGTAGGCCCAGGCGGCGAGCATCTGCTGCACCTGCTCGATACGGGCCGGATCGGACTCGACACAGGTGAAACCCTCCGCCAGAGCGCGGGCAGCGGTGAGCGTCTGCCCGGCGCGCAGCCCCAACCCGGCTGCCGCAGCATTGACGGACTGGAGTACCCGACGCTGAGTCGGACCGCCGAGCAGCACCAGTGGCGTGTCGGGGTCGTCGCGGTCGCGCAGGACGGTATCCAGCGCCAATTGCGGCAGCACGATGCAGGCCCAGAGCATGGCTCATCTGCCCTGCCATGGACGGGCCAACGGCGCGCCAGACGCCTGCCCGCCGCGACACTTGAGCACGCGCCACTGGGCAGGGCGCACATCGAGGGCGATGCGCAGTGCCGCAGGCGACGGATTGTTCGCTGCCTGCAAGGGCCGACAGGCGATCGCCAGGGCATTGCCGGTGTGTGCGGCCACCTGCAGACGCCGCAGGGCGCGGTCGTCGGCCTGGGCTGGCCAGCACAGCACTGCCGCGCAGCTGCCCGAGCGCAGGCACTGCTCGGCGGCCCACAACACGTCATGGCCGCTGGCATCGATGACCGCCAGCCAGCGCAGATCGACACCTGCTGCCTGCCAGGCCGGCGCATAGGGAATGAACGGTGGCGCCACCAGCACCACCCGCTGCCGCTCGCCGGTCAGCCGAGCCAGGGTCGGCCACAGCAGCTGCAACTCGCCACAGCCGGTGCTTGCCAGCAACAGTTCACTGAGCGCAGCCACTGGCCAGCCGCCTTCAGGCAGTTGCTGGTCGAGCTGTGCATGCCCGGTAGGTTGCAGGCCCTGGGGTCGAACCTGCGTCTGTCCACCCCGCCAGACCTGGCGTTGTTCGAGCAGACGCTCGAGATCGACCACCGCGCCCATCAGTCGCGCCTCACCAGACCACAGAACACCCCTTCGATGACCAGTTCGCGGTCGGCGCCGACTTCGATGGGGGCATAAGCGGGGTTGCGCGGCATCAGCCGATAGCCACTGGCGCTACGTTGCAGGCGTTTGATGGTCACCTCGCCATCGAGCCGTGCGACCACGATCTGCCCATCCTGGGCCTCGCCCTGCTGGCGGATACCGACCAGATCGCCATCGAGGATGCCATCGCCGATCATCGAGTCACCGCGCACCATGAGCAGGTAGTCTGGTGTGCGACGAAACAGGCTCGGATCGATCTGCAGGTGTTCGTGGATGTCCAGGTCGGGACCGATCGGTGCCCCGGCGGCGACCCGGCCCAGCACCGGCAGCTCAAGCAGTTCGGGACGCCGGACGGCAGCAACCAGGCGAATACCGCGGGCCTGATTGGGCGTGACATCGATATAGCCGCTTTCGCACAAGGCGCTGACGTGCTTGCGCGCCACGCTGCGCGAGGCGAAGCCGAAGCGCGTGGCGATGTCGGCCAGGCTGGGTGGCTGGTTGTGTTCGGCGATGCGCTCGCGAATGAACGCGAGGATCGCCCGGCGTTTGGGGGTCAAGGTATCCATGGAGCACATTTGTACTCTTTTCCGTACGCCTTGAATAGCCCTGTTCATCGCTCGAGGTGGTTATCATGGCCAGCCAAAGCGATCTTTCACCTGGAGCCTGCATGCCACGCGCGTTGCTGTTCGACCTCGACGGAACCCTCACCGACACCGACACCCTGCACCTGCAAGCCTTCCGCGAGTTGCTCCATGAGCACGATGGCCGTCACCTGAGCCAGGCCGAATTCGACGCCAAGGTCAGCGGCCGCGCTAACGCCGCGCTGTTCGCCGATCTGTTTCCCGCGCTGAGCGCCGCAGAACGCCAGACCCTGGCCGAGCGCAAGGAAGCGCTGTTCCGCGAGCGCTCGCCGCAGCTGCAACCCATGCCCGGCCTGCTACGCGTACTCGAACACGCCCGCACCCGGCACATGGGGCTGTGCGTAGTCACCAACGCGCCACGGCTCAATGCCGAGCACATGCTCGGCGCCATGGGCCTGGGCGATGCCTTCGAGCATGTGCTGGTGGCCGAAGAGCTGGCCCGCGCCAAACCCGACCCGCTGCCCTACCTCAGCGGCTTGCAGCGACTGGATGCCAAGGCGGCAGAGGCCCTGGCCTTCGAAGATTCTCTGCCGGGTGTCGCTGCCGCCGTTGCAGCAGGGATCTATACCGTGGCACTGAGCACCACCCAACCTGCGCAAAAGCTGCGCGAGGCCGGGGCGCAACTGGTGATCGAGGATTTCAACGATGAGCGGTTGTGGGCATTGCTGTAGCGGCCGTAACAACCGCCGTCTGGCCCAGGACGTAACAGATCCACGCTTTTTCGCGGCTAAAGACGCTGATCAATGGCTGCAGGCTCCGACCCCTACCCCATCTTCACCTCTTGCAACCGCGCCAGGCTATGGGCCAGTTCGGCGCGGCGGAAGGGTTTGCGCAGGACTTCGAAGCCGTGCAATTCGGTGGGGCTGAGGTTGGCATAGCCGGTGATGATGAGGATCGGCAGGTCGGCCATGCGCTGGCGCAGCTGGTGGGCCAGTTCGGCGCCGGTGGTTTCGGCCATGACGTGGTCGGTCACCAGTACATCCAGGGCCAGGCCCTGATCGATCAGTTGCAGGGCCTGCGCCGCGCTCTGTGCTTCGGTGACCTGATACCCCAGATCACGCAACTGCAACGCAGTGGCCTGACGAACGATGTCTTCATCGTCCACCAGCAGCACGTGGGCGCTGTACAACGGCGCCTGCGACAGTGGCATATCGCTCTCGCGAGGCAAGCTCGGCGCCCGGCTTGCCGGCAGCCACAAGGTGGCTTCCGTGCCAAGGCGCAACCGTGAGCGCACGGTGAAGCCACCGCCAGATTGCACTGCCAGGCCTTGGACCATCGGCAGGCCCAGGCCGGTGCCCTGCCCCACGGCCTTGGTCGAATAGAACGGCTCGAAACAGCGCGCCAGAACACTCTCATCCATACCGCAACCGTTATCGGCAACCTGCAGCCAGATCACCTGGCCGGCAACGATACCCGCAGGACGCACGGTCGTCTCGTCAGCCACACCGGCGCGGATTTGCACGCGTCCGCCTTCAGGCATGGCGTCACGCGCATTGACCACCAGATTGAGCAAGGCCAGCTCCAGTTGCCCGGGGTCGACGACCACCCCGGGCAGATCAGCGTCGACTGCGATGTGAATATCGATGGTCGGCCCCAGGGAGCGGGCGATCAGTTCGCGCATATCGTCGATCAGCCCAGCCAAGCCCACCACCTGCGGCTTCAAGGTCTGGCGTCGGGCGAAGGTGAGCAGTCGGCCGACCAGGGTGCGAGCACGGTCGGCGGCCTGCAGGGCGCTGTTGACCAGGCGTTGCGAGCGATCATCCGGCAGCCGTCGTTGCACCAGCTCCATCGAAGCGATGATCGGGGTGAGCATATTGTTGAAGTCGTGGGCGATGCCACCGGTGAGCTGGCCGATCATCTCCATCTTGCGCGCTTCATGCAGTTGCACCAGCGACGCTTCGCGCTGGGCCAGCATGCTGGCCACCCGCTGTTCGAGACTGGCATTGAGCGCGATCAGCTTGGCCTCGGCACGGGCATGGGTGATGGCCGACCAGGCTAACTTGGCCGTTTCTTCGATCAGCAGGCACTCATCTTCAAGAAATGCATGGGGCGTATGGAAATGCACGGCCAGGGTCGCTTCCAGGCCACTGCTACCGGTCACCGGCAGCAACAGACTGGCGCACAGGTCGGCCTGCTCGCCGGCGGCAAAATCACCCACGATGCGCTCACCGTTGCCCAGACGTTGGTGGAGGTGCTCGGCAAAGTGCGCGTACTGGTGCTGACCGGCCATCGACGGCGCCCCATCGAGCCATTGTTGCTCAACGACAAAATGCCGCGTGTCACCCTTATCCTGAGCGAAGAACACCCGCGATGCACCCAGGTATTGACCCAGTCGGCTGACTGCCTGTGCTTCGATCTGCGCAGCATCGCCCAGTGCTGGCAGTGTGCGGCCAAGCTCGAGCAGAAACGCCTGGCGCCGCTCGAACTGCACCCGCTCGGTGGTTTCGGTGACGATGCACAAGATGCCACCGACGCTGCCATCGACCTCGCGCACTGCCGAATACGACACGTCGAACCAGGCTGTCTCACCCAGGCCACGACGCTCTATATAGAAGGGTCGATCTTGTGCCGAGAACGTCTCGCCGGTTTCGCGCACACCGCGCAGCAGCGGCTCGAGGTCATCCCACAGCTCGCTCCAGTTCTCCTGCGCAGGCCGTCCCAGGGCCTTGGGATGCTTGGCGCCAATGGTCGGAGCGTAGGCGTCGTTATAGAGGGCGATATACTCCGGCCCCCAGAACAGAACGATCTGCGCCTTGGCCGGAAGGATGGTGGCCATCAGCGTCTGCAGACTGGCCGACCACTGGTCGGGGGGGCTCAGGGGCGAGCGAGACCAGTCCAGTGCCTGAAGCAAGGTTGCAACCGTCCCACCCTCACGCAAGAAGCCCGGGAAATTGGCGCTCCGACGCTCTGCGGCGCCGTCTGTCAAGGAATTCATCTCATACAGACCATCGTTTTCAACGGGCCTGGGTGCCCGAGTCTGACTCTTATGAGAGCAATCGGCCGCAGTCGTTCCACAGGAATTTTCACGATTGCGCCACGCGTCTCAACCAGCAGCGCACTGCCAACGGTTTAACGCTAAGGGATACTTGGCTTGACGTTTACGTAAGGCGGACAGTAGCGTTACCTCAACGACGTGCAGCCCTTCCCTGCGAGCCCCAGCATGAGCCATCCGACTTACAGCATTACAGACCTGTCCCGCGAGCTCGACATCACCACCCGAGCCATCCGCTTCTATGAGGAACAGGGCCTGCTCAGCCCCGAACGACGCGGCCTTGAGCGGATCTACAGCGCCCGTGACAAGGTCACTCTGAAGCTGATTCTGCGCGGCAAGCGCATCGGTTTCTCGCTTGCCGAGTGCCGCGACCTCATCAGCCTGTACGATCCCAGTGGCGGTAACACCCGCCAGTTGCACAGCATGCTGGCGAAAATCGCCGAGCGGCGTGCGCAGCTGGAACAGCAGATGCTCGACATCCAGCAGATGCATCTGGAGCTGGACACCGCGCAGGAACGCTGCGAGCAAGCCCTGGCCACGGCCAGCGATGCGCCCTCTTCGATTGCCTGACCCACGAGGAATCACGCCATGTCACTGCCTCGATCCGTCGAACTGGTGGAAGTCGGCCCACGCGACGGCCTGCAGAATGAAGCCCAGCCGATCAGCGTCGCCGACAAGGTGCGCCTGGTCGAGGATCTGACTACGGCCGGGCTGCGCAACATTGAGGTGGGCAGCTTCGTCTCGCCCAAGTGGGTGCCGCAGATGGCCGGCTCTGCCGAGGTATTCGCCGCGCTGACGCCGCGCCCAGGGGTGACCTATGCCGCACTGACGCCAAACCTGCGCGGGCTGGAAGACGCCTTGGCCGCCGGCGTGCGCGAAGTGGCGGTGTTCGCCGCCGCCAGCGAGGCGTTTTCCCAGCGCAACATCAACTGCTCGATCCAGCAAAGCCTGCAACGCTTCGAACCGATCATGGCGCGTGCCCAGGCCGAAGGTGTACGGGTGCGCGGCTATGTCTCGTGCGTGCTCGGGTGCCCCTACCAGGGTGAAGTGCGTGCCGAAGAAGTGGCGCCGGTGGCCGAAGCGCTGATGGCCATGGGGTGTTACCAGGTATCGTTGGGTGACACGTTGGGCACCGGCACCGCCGGCGCCACTCGACGCCTGTTCGAGGTGGTCGGTGCGCGGGTGCCACGGGCGCAGCTGGCCGGGCATTTCCACGACACCTATGGCCAGGCCATCGCCAACGTGTATGCCAGCTTGCTGGAGGGTATCGGGGTATTCGACAGCTCGGTGGCCGGGCTCGGCGGCTGCCCGTATGCCAAGGGCGCCACCGGCAACGTGGCCACGGAAGACCTCGTGTACCTGTTGCAAGGCCTGGGCATAGAAACCGGTATCGACCTCGACTTGCTGGTAGCCGCCGGGCAACGCATCAGCGCAGTGCTCGGCCGTGCCAGCGGTTCACGGGTCGCACGTGCGCGCGCTGCCGGCTAAAAAGGTTCACCGCGTGCACTGATGTGTTTCGGGAAGTGTTACCCCACCCCAATTTCCAGCGAAAAATCGGGTAACAGGGAAACAAATCGACAGAATTCACCGAGGCAAAATGTCGCACTCAAAACCTAAACTATTGATTTTAAAGGGCTACCAAAAGTTGGCACGCCATCTGCTATATATTCCTGCATAACAAGAACAACAAATGCCTCACCCAATAAAAACAACAGACAACGGTTCTGACATAACAAGAACAACACGGCAGAAGCGTAGCAAGCAGATCTTTTTGAAGTAGAAGGGTTTTCCCGGGGTCACAGCCCCGCAGCCTGGCACAGAACAATAAAACTACCCTCAGGTAGCGGCAGCCACGGTTGGATCAGCAATGATGAATCCCCGACAGCGCTCAAAAAAATACGTTTGCTCTTGTGCCCCGGATGGGGGCCACCGCAACACCCGGACACGCCAACAAAAACAACAATCGGTGTGTCACGAACAATAAAAAGAGCAGGCAATCGACTTTGAGGGGAGCTTAGGCTCCCCTCAGTGCTTGGTGCCTTCTTCCTTTTTCTTTTCCTCCTGCTCCCCGCCCATCCGCTCGACCAGCGCCGGCATGCTGCTCAGCACCAGCAGCGCCAGCAGCGTACTGATCAACGCCGTGGCCTCGCGCCCCATTCCCGCCGCCGTGCCTATTGCCGCCGTCATCCATAGACCCGCCGCCGTGGTCAGCCCTTTGACGTGACTGGGATCACCGCCATTGCCCTTGAGAATGGTGCCCGCACCAAGAAAGCCGATACCGGCGACGATGCCC
It includes:
- a CDS encoding hydroxymethylglutaryl-CoA lyase; translation: MSLPRSVELVEVGPRDGLQNEAQPISVADKVRLVEDLTTAGLRNIEVGSFVSPKWVPQMAGSAEVFAALTPRPGVTYAALTPNLRGLEDALAAGVREVAVFAAASEAFSQRNINCSIQQSLQRFEPIMARAQAEGVRVRGYVSCVLGCPYQGEVRAEEVAPVAEALMAMGCYQVSLGDTLGTGTAGATRRLFEVVGARVPRAQLAGHFHDTYGQAIANVYASLLEGIGVFDSSVAGLGGCPYAKGATGNVATEDLVYLLQGLGIETGIDLDLLVAAGQRISAVLGRASGSRVARARAAG
- the imuA gene encoding translesion DNA synthesis-associated protein ImuA produces the protein MGAVVDLERLLEQRQVWRGGQTQVRPQGLQPTGHAQLDQQLPEGGWPVAALSELLLASTGCGELQLLWPTLARLTGERQRVVLVAPPFIPYAPAWQAAGVDLRWLAVIDASGHDVLWAAEQCLRSGSCAAVLCWPAQADDRALRRLQVAAHTGNALAIACRPLQAANNPSPAALRIALDVRPAQWRVLKCRGGQASGAPLARPWQGR
- a CDS encoding MgtC/SapB family protein produces the protein MDDWLENVWAAVTAEFADITDEQEVARILVRLMMAAVLGAVLGFEREHRGKSAGVRTHMLVSLGAALFVLAPSMAGADEQALSRVIQGIVAGIGFLGAGTILKGNGGDPSHVKGLTTAAGLWMTAAIGTAAGMGREATALISTLLALLVLSSMPALVERMGGEQEEKKKEEGTKH
- a CDS encoding HAD family hydrolase, with protein sequence MPRALLFDLDGTLTDTDTLHLQAFRELLHEHDGRHLSQAEFDAKVSGRANAALFADLFPALSAAERQTLAERKEALFRERSPQLQPMPGLLRVLEHARTRHMGLCVVTNAPRLNAEHMLGAMGLGDAFEHVLVAEELARAKPDPLPYLSGLQRLDAKAAEALAFEDSLPGVAAAVAAGIYTVALSTTQPAQKLREAGAQLVIEDFNDERLWALL
- a CDS encoding ATP-binding protein: MNSLTDGAAERRSANFPGFLREGGTVATLLQALDWSRSPLSPPDQWSASLQTLMATILPAKAQIVLFWGPEYIALYNDAYAPTIGAKHPKALGRPAQENWSELWDDLEPLLRGVRETGETFSAQDRPFYIERRGLGETAWFDVSYSAVREVDGSVGGILCIVTETTERVQFERRQAFLLELGRTLPALGDAAQIEAQAVSRLGQYLGASRVFFAQDKGDTRHFVVEQQWLDGAPSMAGQHQYAHFAEHLHQRLGNGERIVGDFAAGEQADLCASLLLPVTGSSGLEATLAVHFHTPHAFLEDECLLIEETAKLAWSAITHARAEAKLIALNASLEQRVASMLAQREASLVQLHEARKMEMIGQLTGGIAHDFNNMLTPIIASMELVQRRLPDDRSQRLVNSALQAADRARTLVGRLLTFARRQTLKPQVVGLAGLIDDMRELIARSLGPTIDIHIAVDADLPGVVVDPGQLELALLNLVVNARDAMPEGGRVQIRAGVADETTVRPAGIVAGQVIWLQVADNGCGMDESVLARCFEPFYSTKAVGQGTGLGLPMVQGLAVQSGGGFTVRSRLRLGTEATLWLPASRAPSLPRESDMPLSQAPLYSAHVLLVDDEDIVRQATALQLRDLGYQVTEAQSAAQALQLIDQGLALDVLVTDHVMAETTGAELAHQLRQRMADLPILIITGYANLSPTELHGFEVLRKPFRRAELAHSLARLQEVKMG
- the lexA gene encoding transcriptional repressor LexA, producing the protein MCSMDTLTPKRRAILAFIRERIAEHNQPPSLADIATRFGFASRSVARKHVSALCESGYIDVTPNQARGIRLVAAVRRPELLELPVLGRVAAGAPIGPDLDIHEHLQIDPSLFRRTPDYLLMVRGDSMIGDGILDGDLVGIRQQGEAQDGQIVVARLDGEVTIKRLQRSASGYRLMPRNPAYAPIEVGADRELVIEGVFCGLVRRD
- a CDS encoding MerR family transcriptional regulator, producing MSHPTYSITDLSRELDITTRAIRFYEEQGLLSPERRGLERIYSARDKVTLKLILRGKRIGFSLAECRDLISLYDPSGGNTRQLHSMLAKIAERRAQLEQQMLDIQQMHLELDTAQERCEQALATASDAPSSIA